One window of the Micropterus dolomieu isolate WLL.071019.BEF.003 ecotype Adirondacks linkage group LG08, ASM2129224v1, whole genome shotgun sequence genome contains the following:
- the lad1 gene encoding ladinin-1: MSISRKNWSALSSLARQWTMEDEEEVEREKRRRVKSSSSTADSDGDFSQTPRHTPTSDSTFGTDSTSEMSQGLSSVEQVQLDFVEMLRVRDEKRRMRHVETLRQQKEVEEDEAEACGGGGGGARVELLGDLDDDQGSVSPSVKATSKPQPPLKTSSYSSTTTSTCSTNITNRQHENGESLGKDTDSKPSSNPARKFVSSVSISLDKSPSASVCTSPMSPRSPTAPTTPRDHWPSPCQSPSPRGAQSPVQNGHTQEPSVNGSPSNGNFEQTSKPAFVRQSSRTISFRMMRKTEEESAPLQRSASVRIASKKFESNADQNEDEAKASSFQRNSRQRISSRSIQEKMERLAQAAQKSDMVRSPDVTQRTLFLLDEVSRKRGLFEKEQQAVSPTSPGVSRQEFRSFAAGMSDRINRWLNKPNQSGSSLSPSDLRHVDINSKRSLFETRREDGVPKTSPEKICK, encoded by the exons ATGTCCATCAGTCGGAAGAACTGGTCGGCTTTGTCCAG CCTAGCGCGCCAGTGGACGatggaggacgaggaggaggtggaaagggagaagaggaggagggtgaagagCTCAAGCAGCACCGCCGACTCTGATGGCGACTTCAGCCAAACACCCAGACACACGCCCACCAGTGACAGCACCTTTGGGACAGACTCCACAAGTGAGATGTCCCAGGGCCTCAGCAG TGTGGAGCAAGTACAGCTGGACTTTGTGGAGATGCTGCGTGTCCGGGATGAAAAGCGGAGGATGCGGCATGTGGAGACACTGAGGCAGCAgaaggaggtagaggaggatGAAGCAGAGGCCtgcggaggaggaggtggaggggccAGGGTGGAACTACTGGGGGACTTGGATGACGACCAGGGCAGTGTGTCGCCCTCTGTGAAAGCCACATCCAAACCACAACCACCCCTGAAAACATCATCTTATAgttccaccaccaccagcacctGCAGCACTAACATCACAAACAGACAA CACGAAAACGGAGAGTCGTTGGGCAAAGACACTGATTCCAAGCCATCGTCCAACCCAGCTCGCAAGTTTGTCAG TTCTGTCTCCATCTCGCTCGACAAAAGTCCCTCTGCCAGCGTGTGCACAAGTCCCATGAGCCCTCGCTCCCCGACGGCCCCCACAACACCTCGAGATCACTGGCCGTCGCCTTGCCAGAGTCCCTCTCCTAGGGGAGCTCAAAGCCCCGTTCAGAATGGACACACACAGGAG CCCAGTGTGAATGGCTCTCCCTCCAATGGCAACTTTGAACAGACTTCCAAACCTGCATTCGTCAGACAGAGCTCCAGGACTATATCTTTCAGG ATGATGAggaagacagaagaggagagtgCGCCGCTGCAGAGGAG TGCGAGTGTGAGGATCGCCTCCAAGAAGTTTGAATCCAACGCA GACCAAAATGAAGATGAAGCCAAAGCGTCATCTTTCCAGAGAAA CTCTAGGCAGAGAATTTCATCCAGATCCATTCAGGAGAAGATGGAGAGACTGGCTCAGGCTGCACAG AAGTCTGACATGGTGCGGTCTCCAGACGTCACCCAGAGGACCTTGTTCCTGCTGGATGAGGTGTCCAGGAAGAGAGGCCTCTTTGAGAAGGAGCAGCAGGCAGTGAGCCCCACCAGCCCGGGAGTTTCCAGACAG GAATTTAGGAGCTTCGCAGCAGGAATGTCAGACCGGATCAACCGCTGGCTCAACAAACCCAACCAATCTGGGTCTTCACTTAGTCCTTCT GACTTGAGACACGTGGACATCAACAGTAAGAGGAGCCTGTTTGAGACCAGACGGGAGGACGGTGTCCCAAAAACCAGCCCTGAGAAAATCTGCAAGTGA